One part of the Granulicella arctica genome encodes these proteins:
- a CDS encoding metallopeptidase TldD-related protein has protein sequence MKPKQLHKTRTFFALATLFVTTYATNKAFAEEKPDPMLQAMQAELQREQALLVLPGMQRPYFMEYRLDEQTSYEAIANYGALTREETSHQRVVRVTVRIGSYAADSSSSRGDGSVQLAPLNSNDANDPAALRYALWTATDEAYKNALRAYSVKQAALKGFQSAPTADDFSPAKPVTLIEPLVSLSLDRDTWKHVIIEASGLYATVPSAAHVQFSSANVRGLAVNRYLVNTEGTAVRHGYTGYNATISVGGQALDGMQLARANGTTAVLSKDLESPAAFHQRTLDNLKSLEELRNAPLVAPDDYHGPVLFSGDAAVDTLARLFTPNIEADRPDVGTTARTQGAYSSSLHTPVLSALLNVKDDPLLTTFQGQRLLGAYTVDDEGVLAQPVDLILSGKLLNFDLGREPIKDFPTSNGHGRAAPGQPAHSHAGVLLFQSNQPLSADAMNQRLIALAKQQGRDVYAVETLGGELNPRLLYLVHADGTRQLVRGADFDELDTRSIRSGILAAGSDAYIANNLGAIPQTTIAPSLLFADIEVKRATDQQQKLPYYAPPAITPKESR, from the coding sequence ATGAAACCAAAACAGTTACATAAAACTCGAACCTTCTTCGCCCTGGCAACTCTATTCGTAACCACATACGCTACAAATAAAGCCTTCGCCGAAGAAAAACCCGACCCCATGCTCCAGGCCATGCAAGCCGAGCTCCAGCGCGAGCAAGCGCTCCTCGTCCTCCCCGGCATGCAGCGTCCCTACTTCATGGAGTACCGCCTCGACGAGCAGACCAGCTACGAAGCCATAGCCAACTACGGCGCGCTCACCCGCGAGGAAACCTCCCACCAGCGCGTCGTCCGAGTCACCGTCCGCATAGGCAGCTACGCCGCCGACTCCAGCAGCAGCCGTGGCGACGGCTCCGTCCAGCTAGCCCCGCTGAACAGCAACGACGCCAACGACCCCGCCGCCCTCCGTTACGCTCTCTGGACCGCCACCGACGAGGCCTACAAGAACGCCCTACGCGCCTACTCCGTCAAACAGGCCGCGCTCAAAGGCTTCCAATCCGCCCCCACCGCCGACGACTTCTCCCCAGCCAAGCCCGTCACCCTCATCGAGCCGCTCGTCTCCCTCTCGCTCGACCGCGACACCTGGAAGCACGTCATCATCGAAGCCAGCGGCCTCTACGCCACCGTCCCCTCCGCCGCGCACGTCCAGTTCTCCAGCGCCAACGTCCGCGGCCTAGCCGTCAATCGCTACCTCGTCAACACCGAAGGCACCGCCGTCCGCCACGGCTACACCGGCTACAACGCCACCATCAGCGTCGGCGGTCAGGCTCTGGACGGTATGCAACTCGCCCGCGCCAACGGCACCACTGCCGTCCTCAGCAAAGACCTCGAATCCCCCGCCGCCTTCCACCAGCGCACCCTCGATAACCTGAAGAGCCTCGAAGAGCTGAGAAACGCGCCCCTCGTCGCTCCCGACGACTACCATGGCCCCGTCCTCTTCTCCGGAGACGCCGCCGTCGACACCCTCGCCCGCCTCTTCACCCCCAACATCGAGGCCGATCGCCCCGACGTCGGCACCACCGCCCGCACCCAGGGAGCCTACAGCTCCAGCCTCCACACCCCCGTCCTCTCCGCGCTCCTCAACGTCAAAGACGACCCGCTCCTCACCACCTTCCAGGGCCAGCGCCTCCTCGGCGCCTACACCGTCGATGACGAGGGCGTCCTCGCGCAGCCCGTCGACCTCATCCTCTCCGGCAAACTCCTCAACTTCGACCTCGGACGCGAGCCCATCAAAGACTTCCCCACCTCAAACGGCCACGGCCGCGCCGCTCCCGGCCAGCCCGCCCACTCTCACGCCGGCGTCCTGCTCTTCCAGTCCAACCAACCGCTCTCAGCCGATGCGATGAATCAGCGCCTCATCGCTCTCGCAAAGCAGCAGGGCCGCGACGTCTACGCCGTAGAAACCCTCGGTGGCGAGCTCAATCCCCGCCTCCTCTACCTCGTCCACGCCGACGGCACCCGCCAGCTCGTCCGCGGAGCCGACTTCGACGAGCTCGACACCCGCAGCATCCGCTCCGGCATCCTCGCCGCCGGCAGCGACGCCTACATCGCCAACAACCTCGGAGCCATACCCCAGACCACCATCGCGCCCAGCCTCCTCTTCGCCGACATCGAGGTCAAGCGCGCCACCGACCAGCAGCAGAAGCTCCCCTACTACGCTCCCCCCGCAATTACTCCCAAGGAAAGCCGTTAA
- a CDS encoding metallopeptidase TldD-related protein gives MNQRSRIVAGATFSALLVGSLIRPTQRVAAASEPVLMQTMQSELQRAMTSLGSSSEDSSQPKPYFLSYSVADTESVSMSAEYGAITSSNQSHSRTADIQIRLGTPALDNTHGDHRTSALTTMPLPLTDDRAAIARSLWYATNRGYGKALDSLLKVKTEQQVRAKEEDVSADFSTEAAKSEILPPAPQLTLDKAVWEQRLRDLSAHFQQYPDIFYNTVALDAESETDYFVSSESTHVATPNHVARLVIVARTRAADGMDLFRAETFEADKLSSLPDQKTLATKLEAMAKNLEALRVAPITEPFNGPAILSGRAAAVFFHEVLGHRLEGQRQRGDEEGQTFTKLVGKPILPTFLSVADDPTLADFHGISLSGHYNYDDEGQPARRVDLVRDGVLETFLMSRLPVASFSTSNGHGRAQTGRMPTGRQGNLIVTSSKSVTDAQLRQMLIDEAKKQGKPYGLYFEDISSGFAVTTRRSPQAFQVIPLVVYRVFVDGRPDELVRGVSIVGTPQAALNSILATSDKQDVFNGICGAESGSIPVSAVAPAMLVSAIETQRQAQGTARPPIIPPPDPTASTTKEAK, from the coding sequence ATGAACCAACGAAGTCGAATCGTCGCCGGAGCAACCTTCTCCGCATTGCTCGTCGGCAGCCTCATCCGTCCTACCCAGCGAGTCGCCGCCGCGTCCGAGCCCGTCCTCATGCAAACCATGCAGTCCGAGCTTCAGCGCGCCATGACCTCCCTCGGCAGCAGCTCCGAAGATAGCTCCCAGCCAAAGCCCTACTTCCTCAGCTACAGCGTAGCCGACACCGAATCCGTCAGCATGTCCGCTGAATACGGCGCCATTACCAGCTCCAATCAGAGCCATAGCCGCACCGCCGACATCCAGATCCGCCTCGGCACGCCTGCACTCGACAACACCCACGGCGACCACCGCACCAGCGCCCTCACCACCATGCCGCTCCCCCTCACCGACGACCGCGCCGCCATCGCCCGCAGCCTCTGGTACGCCACCAACCGCGGCTACGGCAAAGCCCTCGACAGCCTCCTCAAGGTCAAGACCGAGCAGCAGGTCCGCGCCAAAGAAGAGGACGTCTCCGCCGACTTCTCCACCGAGGCCGCCAAGAGCGAGATTCTCCCGCCCGCGCCCCAGCTCACCCTCGATAAAGCCGTCTGGGAGCAGCGCCTCCGCGATCTCTCCGCCCACTTCCAGCAATACCCCGACATCTTCTACAACACCGTCGCCCTCGACGCAGAAAGCGAGACCGACTACTTCGTCTCCTCCGAGAGCACCCACGTCGCCACTCCCAACCACGTCGCCCGCCTCGTCATCGTCGCCCGCACCCGCGCCGCCGATGGCATGGATCTCTTCCGCGCCGAAACCTTCGAGGCCGACAAGCTATCCAGCCTCCCCGACCAGAAGACCCTTGCCACCAAGCTCGAGGCCATGGCGAAAAATCTCGAAGCCCTTCGCGTCGCTCCCATCACCGAACCCTTCAACGGCCCCGCCATCCTCAGTGGCCGAGCCGCCGCCGTCTTCTTCCACGAGGTCCTCGGCCATCGCCTCGAAGGCCAGCGCCAACGTGGCGACGAGGAAGGCCAGACCTTCACCAAGCTCGTCGGCAAGCCCATCCTCCCCACCTTCCTCTCCGTCGCCGACGACCCCACCCTCGCCGACTTCCACGGCATCTCCCTCAGCGGCCACTACAACTACGACGACGAGGGCCAACCCGCCCGCCGCGTCGACCTCGTCCGCGACGGCGTCCTCGAAACCTTCCTCATGTCCCGACTCCCCGTCGCCAGCTTCTCCACCAGCAACGGCCACGGCCGCGCCCAGACCGGACGCATGCCCACCGGGCGTCAGGGCAACCTCATCGTCACCTCATCCAAGAGCGTCACCGACGCGCAGCTCCGCCAGATGCTGATCGACGAAGCAAAAAAACAAGGCAAGCCCTACGGCCTCTACTTCGAGGACATCTCCTCCGGCTTCGCCGTCACCACCCGCCGCTCCCCGCAAGCCTTCCAGGTCATCCCCCTAGTCGTCTACCGCGTCTTCGTCGACGGCCGCCCCGACGAACTCGTCCGCGGCGTCAGTATCGTAGGCACCCCACAGGCCGCGCTCAACAGCATCCTCGCCACCAGCGACAAGCAAGACGTCTTCAACGGCATCTGCGGAGCCGAATCCGGCAGCATCCCCGTCAGCGCCGTAGCCCCCGCCATGCTCGTCTCCGCCATCGAAACCCAGCGCCAGGCCCAAGGCACCGCCCGCCCACCCATCATCCCTCCACCCGATCCAACCGCCTCCACCACCAAGGAGGCAAAATGA
- a CDS encoding M48 family metalloprotease, translating to MPSLAVGLRERMRVRDFLMLLHRLLLLVVLFGSVFCCCEGARAQGVVEATAGPQNRSAKGVYTLPPEKMKLAVALFRMRTLLHFAGAGWGILQLLLVLALGVAARLRDVAVRVTRNRWGQGFLFTLLLLAVLLVLDLPLAVYGHHLSLVYGLSVQGWASWLGDLGKSFVLDWLTTGLGVMLLFWLIGRSERRWWFWFWIPAMVSVVFGVFVSPIFIDPLFNHFEPLVTHDPALVVRLERVVARGPLTIPPERMFWMQASAKYTGLNAYVTGIGPSKRVVVWDTSIAKATPDEISYIFGHEMGHYVLHHIYRTLVFVGVLMLAAFWVGFHLARYLLRRYGARWGIASQHDWAALAVYLMVLATLTFVTEPLVNGYSRAQEHAADVYGQEAIHGIVADPQRTAAESFQVLGETSLDDPTPHPFVEWWSYSHPSIANRATFAAAYDPWGPDGHPRYFAK from the coding sequence GTGCCTTCGTTGGCTGTGGGGTTGCGTGAGAGGATGCGTGTGAGGGATTTTCTCATGCTGCTTCACCGCCTCTTGTTGTTGGTTGTGTTGTTCGGTTCGGTGTTTTGTTGCTGCGAGGGTGCTCGGGCGCAGGGGGTTGTGGAGGCTACGGCTGGTCCGCAGAATCGTTCGGCGAAGGGTGTATATACGTTGCCGCCGGAGAAGATGAAGCTGGCGGTGGCGCTGTTTCGGATGCGGACGCTGCTGCATTTTGCAGGGGCTGGGTGGGGGATTCTGCAGTTGTTGCTGGTGCTGGCGCTGGGAGTGGCGGCGCGGCTGCGCGATGTTGCGGTGCGGGTGACGCGGAATCGGTGGGGGCAGGGTTTTCTATTTACGCTGTTGCTGCTGGCGGTGTTGCTGGTGCTGGATCTGCCTCTGGCGGTGTATGGGCATCATCTGTCGCTGGTGTATGGCTTGTCGGTGCAGGGATGGGCGAGCTGGTTGGGGGATCTGGGGAAGAGCTTTGTGCTGGATTGGCTGACGACGGGGCTGGGGGTGATGCTGTTGTTCTGGCTGATCGGCAGGTCGGAGCGGCGGTGGTGGTTCTGGTTCTGGATACCGGCGATGGTCAGCGTGGTCTTCGGGGTGTTTGTGTCGCCGATCTTTATTGATCCTCTGTTCAATCACTTTGAGCCGTTGGTTACGCATGATCCGGCGCTGGTGGTGCGGTTGGAGAGGGTGGTAGCGCGAGGGCCGCTGACGATTCCTCCGGAGCGGATGTTCTGGATGCAGGCGAGCGCGAAGTATACGGGGCTGAATGCGTATGTGACGGGCATTGGGCCATCGAAGCGGGTGGTGGTGTGGGACACGAGTATTGCGAAGGCGACGCCGGATGAGATCTCGTACATCTTCGGGCATGAGATGGGGCACTATGTGCTGCACCATATCTACCGGACGCTGGTGTTTGTTGGGGTTTTGATGCTTGCGGCGTTCTGGGTGGGGTTTCATCTGGCACGGTATCTGCTGCGGCGGTATGGCGCGCGGTGGGGGATTGCTTCGCAGCATGACTGGGCTGCGCTGGCGGTGTATCTGATGGTGTTGGCGACGCTGACGTTTGTGACGGAGCCGCTCGTGAACGGCTATAGCCGGGCGCAGGAGCATGCGGCGGATGTGTATGGGCAGGAGGCGATCCACGGGATCGTTGCGGATCCGCAGAGGACAGCAGCAGAGAGTTTTCAGGTGCTGGGGGAGACGAGTTTGGATGATCCGACGCCGCATCCGTTTGTGGAGTGGTGGAGCTATAGTCATCCGTCGATTGCGAACCGGGCGACGTTTGCGGCGGCGTACGATCCGTGGGGACCGGATGGGCATCCGCGCTACTTTGCGAAGTAG
- a CDS encoding histidine triad nucleotide-binding protein, with protein sequence MSDCLFCKIVAGGIPAKRLYEDELCLAFADISPQAPVHVLVIPKEHVASMAHTTAEHAGLLGHLAAAAARIALEQGLEKGYRIVINTGEDGGQTVDHLHLHVLGGRPMGWPPG encoded by the coding sequence ATGAGCGATTGCCTGTTCTGCAAGATTGTTGCTGGGGGGATTCCGGCAAAGCGGTTGTATGAGGATGAGCTATGTTTGGCGTTTGCGGATATCAGCCCGCAGGCTCCGGTGCATGTGCTGGTGATTCCGAAGGAGCATGTTGCGTCGATGGCGCATACGACGGCGGAGCATGCGGGGCTGCTGGGACATCTGGCTGCGGCTGCTGCGCGCATTGCGCTGGAACAGGGGCTGGAGAAGGGTTATCGGATCGTGATCAATACGGGCGAAGATGGTGGGCAGACGGTGGATCATCTGCATTTGCATGTGCTGGGTGGACGGCCCATGGGATGGCCTCCGGGGTAG
- a CDS encoding response regulator, whose translation MTSEQTVSDVQSHQGQLPLSDHQGQNEHSSQDAQNVPHGMGQSKSSRRRRRKRKTKGSDAGGDAGQPESFGSDAGPGQPVPALQGAPQPQSSPNGGQNGFQGGHQNGSQSTGKRWKKKFRDRDRQRSPENPGNISASGGGFQSNGGGFRDANSHQPGNNSGGFKRKGGGGKQQQRGPRSFVGPMDHSYRVVNGNFADTPPSTIESHGNYQGRSHGRSNSYQSDSQPIDYSQGRTIPIAEDAPTKIYFFIEDLFFTAKIQETARKLGVKVAFIKNDKESIAALTSGEEEDRPGLIVFDLNNANAKPMTLIPKLKTKLKKSTSIVGFLSHLQGDLKAKAVEAGCDTVMPRAAFSQNLPNLLRRYGIIDEDEPNFNQ comes from the coding sequence ATGACTTCAGAGCAGACCGTGTCCGACGTGCAATCGCACCAGGGACAACTCCCGCTATCTGACCACCAGGGTCAGAACGAGCATTCCTCACAGGATGCACAGAACGTGCCGCACGGCATGGGGCAGTCGAAGAGCAGTCGGCGGCGTCGCCGGAAGCGGAAGACCAAAGGCTCCGATGCTGGTGGCGACGCCGGTCAACCGGAATCCTTCGGCAGCGACGCTGGCCCCGGCCAGCCCGTCCCAGCTCTCCAGGGCGCGCCCCAGCCGCAAAGCTCGCCGAACGGCGGCCAGAACGGCTTCCAGGGCGGCCATCAAAACGGCTCTCAGTCCACCGGCAAACGCTGGAAGAAGAAGTTCCGCGACCGCGATCGGCAGCGCTCGCCCGAAAATCCCGGCAACATCTCGGCCAGCGGCGGAGGCTTCCAAAGCAACGGTGGCGGTTTCCGCGACGCCAACAGCCATCAGCCCGGCAACAACAGCGGCGGCTTCAAGCGCAAGGGCGGCGGCGGCAAGCAGCAGCAGCGCGGCCCTCGCAGCTTCGTCGGCCCCATGGATCACAGCTACCGCGTCGTGAACGGCAACTTCGCCGACACCCCGCCCTCCACGATTGAGAGCCACGGCAACTATCAGGGCCGAAGCCATGGTCGCAGCAACAGCTATCAGAGCGACTCGCAGCCCATCGACTACTCCCAGGGCCGCACCATCCCCATCGCCGAGGACGCGCCAACCAAGATCTACTTCTTCATCGAGGACCTCTTCTTCACCGCGAAGATCCAGGAGACCGCGCGCAAGCTCGGCGTCAAGGTCGCCTTCATCAAAAACGATAAGGAGTCCATCGCTGCCCTCACCAGCGGCGAAGAAGAAGATCGCCCCGGCCTCATCGTCTTCGACCTTAACAACGCGAACGCCAAGCCCATGACGCTCATTCCCAAGCTCAAGACCAAGCTAAAGAAGAGCACCTCGATCGTCGGCTTCCTCTCGCACCTTCAGGGAGACCTCAAAGCCAAAGCAGTCGAGGCCGGATGCGATACCGTCATGCCCCGCGCCGCCTTCAGCCAGAACCTCCCCAACCTGCTGCGTCGCTACGGCATCATCGACGAAGACGAGCCGAACTTCAACCAGTAG
- a CDS encoding OmpH family outer membrane protein, which yields MNRTLTLLSALGAGLMTAAAPAQTAAPQAPAATTQQAPVKPEAIPAKIALISFEQAVLATNEGQRAVQEVQKKYEPKKAQIETQAQEVDTLKKQMQSAPATLSDEERTARLKAIDTKEKALNRDAEDASQSYNADVQEVFGKVAQKVNVTMRQYVAQNGYTLLLDVSGQQSPILWAVQNTDVTQAVIDAYNTSSGVAAPVPSAPSPAAHRTTPRPSTTPKQ from the coding sequence ATGAACCGTACTCTTACTCTTCTCTCCGCGCTCGGCGCAGGCTTGATGACTGCTGCCGCACCCGCCCAGACCGCCGCCCCTCAGGCTCCGGCGGCCACCACCCAGCAGGCACCGGTCAAGCCAGAGGCAATTCCGGCGAAGATCGCGCTGATTTCGTTCGAACAGGCTGTTCTCGCAACCAATGAGGGCCAGCGCGCCGTTCAGGAAGTCCAGAAGAAGTATGAGCCGAAGAAGGCTCAGATCGAAACGCAGGCGCAGGAGGTCGATACGCTGAAGAAGCAGATGCAGAGCGCACCGGCGACCCTGTCGGATGAGGAGCGTACCGCCCGTCTGAAGGCTATCGATACCAAGGAGAAGGCTCTGAACCGCGATGCGGAGGATGCTTCTCAGTCCTACAACGCCGATGTGCAGGAAGTATTTGGTAAGGTAGCGCAGAAGGTGAACGTCACGATGCGTCAGTATGTGGCGCAGAACGGCTACACGCTGCTTCTGGATGTCAGCGGCCAGCAGAGCCCGATCCTGTGGGCTGTTCAGAACACGGATGTGACGCAGGCTGTTATCGATGCGTACAACACCAGCTCTGGCGTTGCTGCTCCGGTGCCATCGGCTCCTTCGCCCGCAGCACACCGGACGACTCCTCGTCCTTCCACCACCCCTAAGCAGTAG
- the lepA gene encoding translation elongation factor 4, producing the protein MDPSHIRNFAIIAHIDHGKSTLSDRLLELTGSLTAREMQAQVLDAMDLERERGITIKAHTVRMVYKAKDGETYQLNLIDTPGHVDFSYEVSRSLASCEGALLVVDASQGVEAQTLANAYLAISNGLEIIPIINKIDLPSADIERTKEMIEKSVGLPADNAIAVSAKTGLNVADILEAVVNDLPSPQGDPEAPLQALIFDSWFDPYKGVIVLARIINGKLRKGMKIKVMSNGRVFDVESMGVMTPKPVEIAELTAGEVGFFVATIKNVADTKVGDTITEVARPCADALPGFEDIKSMVFAGLYTVDSHEHAMLRDALEKLRLNDASFSFEPESSAALGFGFRCGFLGLLHLEIIQERLEREFSLDLITTAPGVRYKITMTDGTVLEVDNPSRWPDPTEVEMIEEPVITAKILTNEEYVGNILKLVEDKRGRQQNIEYVSTTRVMLTYELPLNEIVLDFYDKLKSVSRGYASLDYVLAGTWVSPMVKMDILIGGDPVDALSIIVHRDFAYDRGKALVSKMRELIPRQMFEVAIQAAIGAKVIARETVTAIRKNVIAKCYGGDISRKRKLLDKQKEGKKRMKRIGKVDIPQEAFLAVLKVGEE; encoded by the coding sequence ATGGATCCAAGTCACATCCGCAACTTCGCGATCATCGCGCACATCGACCACGGCAAGTCCACCCTCTCCGACCGCCTGCTTGAGCTCACCGGCTCGCTCACCGCCCGCGAGATGCAGGCGCAGGTCCTCGACGCCATGGATCTCGAGCGCGAGCGCGGCATCACCATCAAGGCCCACACCGTCCGCATGGTCTACAAGGCCAAGGACGGCGAGACCTACCAGCTCAACCTCATCGACACCCCCGGCCATGTCGATTTCTCCTACGAGGTCTCCCGCTCCCTCGCCTCCTGTGAAGGCGCACTGCTGGTTGTCGATGCCTCACAGGGCGTCGAAGCCCAGACCCTCGCCAACGCCTACCTCGCCATCTCCAACGGCCTCGAGATCATCCCCATCATCAACAAGATCGATCTCCCCAGCGCCGACATCGAGCGCACCAAGGAGATGATCGAGAAATCCGTCGGGCTACCTGCTGATAACGCAATCGCTGTCAGCGCAAAGACCGGCCTCAACGTCGCCGATATCCTCGAAGCTGTCGTCAACGATCTCCCCTCGCCCCAGGGTGACCCCGAAGCGCCCCTCCAGGCCCTCATCTTCGATAGCTGGTTCGATCCCTACAAGGGCGTCATCGTCCTCGCCCGCATCATCAACGGCAAGCTCCGCAAGGGCATGAAGATCAAGGTCATGTCCAACGGCAGAGTCTTCGACGTCGAGAGCATGGGCGTCATGACCCCCAAGCCCGTCGAGATCGCCGAGCTCACCGCAGGCGAAGTCGGCTTCTTCGTCGCCACCATCAAGAACGTGGCCGACACCAAGGTCGGCGACACCATCACAGAGGTCGCCCGCCCCTGCGCCGACGCCCTGCCTGGCTTCGAAGACATCAAGAGCATGGTCTTCGCCGGCCTCTACACCGTCGATTCGCACGAGCACGCCATGCTTCGCGACGCTCTCGAAAAGCTCCGTCTCAACGACGCCAGCTTCTCCTTCGAGCCCGAATCCTCCGCCGCCCTCGGCTTCGGCTTCCGCTGCGGCTTCCTCGGCCTGCTTCACCTCGAAATCATTCAAGAACGCCTCGAGCGCGAGTTCTCCCTCGACCTCATCACCACCGCTCCCGGCGTCCGTTACAAGATCACCATGACCGACGGCACCGTCCTCGAGGTCGACAACCCCTCCCGCTGGCCCGACCCCACCGAGGTCGAGATGATCGAAGAGCCAGTCATCACCGCAAAGATCCTCACCAACGAAGAGTACGTCGGCAACATCCTCAAGCTCGTCGAAGACAAACGCGGCCGCCAGCAGAATATCGAATACGTCAGCACCACTCGCGTCATGCTCACCTACGAGCTCCCGCTCAACGAGATCGTCCTCGACTTCTACGACAAGCTCAAGTCCGTCTCCCGCGGATACGCCTCACTCGACTACGTCCTCGCCGGAACCTGGGTCTCCCCCATGGTCAAGATGGATATCCTCATCGGCGGCGACCCCGTCGACGCGCTCTCCATCATCGTCCACCGCGACTTCGCTTACGACCGCGGCAAGGCCCTCGTCTCCAAGATGCGCGAGCTCATCCCCCGCCAGATGTTCGAGGTCGCCATCCAGGCCGCCATCGGCGCCAAGGTCATCGCCCGCGAAACCGTCACCGCCATCCGCAAAAACGTCATCGCCAAATGCTATGGCGGCGACATCAGCCGCAAGCGCAAACTCCTCGACAAGCAAAAAGAGGGCAAGAAGCGTATGAAGCGTATCGGCAAGGTCGATATCCCACAGGAAGCCTTCCTCGCCGTCCTCAAGGTCGGCGAAGAATAA
- a CDS encoding DMT family transporter yields the protein MPGIASAFYRMFFSSVAIWPFLLSSRTKLASIHRLTLWLAALGGVFFAGDVGLYNIAVMHTSAGSATFLGNNAPILVGLLTWATTRRAPSPRFWTALAIALLGACLIVSVDAQHQSSRSSADFLAVMASVCFALYLMTTERLRESCDTRTLLTLSTTASSVILLVVAVSAHISLRVPSISSMAALLGLGLVCQLMGYFCLTYALGHLPATITSVMLLAVGPLAALFALFLFKEHMATLQILGGGLVVLGVWIVSSSRRDQHLSSEI from the coding sequence ATGCCAGGAATCGCCTCCGCCTTTTATCGGATGTTCTTCTCTTCTGTGGCAATCTGGCCCTTCTTGCTGTCTTCCAGAACAAAGCTTGCTAGCATCCATCGACTTACGCTCTGGCTAGCTGCCCTTGGAGGAGTCTTCTTTGCTGGCGATGTCGGGCTCTACAACATAGCCGTCATGCACACCTCTGCCGGAAGCGCCACGTTCCTCGGAAACAACGCGCCGATCCTTGTCGGGCTGCTCACTTGGGCAACCACGCGACGAGCACCCTCTCCACGTTTCTGGACCGCCCTTGCCATCGCTCTCCTTGGTGCCTGCTTAATCGTCTCGGTAGACGCGCAACATCAAAGCTCCAGATCGTCCGCCGATTTTCTCGCCGTCATGGCCTCTGTCTGCTTTGCTCTCTATCTCATGACCACCGAACGCCTTCGAGAAAGCTGTGACACGCGAACCCTGCTCACGCTCTCGACCACGGCAAGCTCTGTCATACTTCTGGTCGTCGCTGTCTCGGCCCACATCTCACTCCGCGTGCCGAGCATCTCTTCCATGGCCGCACTCCTTGGCCTTGGCTTGGTATGCCAGCTTATGGGCTACTTCTGCCTGACCTACGCGCTCGGCCATCTTCCTGCAACCATAACCTCCGTTATGCTGCTCGCCGTTGGCCCTCTCGCCGCACTGTTCGCGCTCTTCCTCTTCAAAGAACACATGGCAACCCTCCAAATCCTCGGCGGCGGCCTTGTAGTTCTTGGTGTATGGATCGTCAGTAGCTCACGCCGCGATCAACACCTTTCCTCAGAAATCTAG
- a CDS encoding GNAT family N-acetyltransferase: MAFTIRPGELGDAAGIALVHVQSWKSTYRGIVPDTYLAALEIESRAEMWKGQLLSGDSLIFVAEDESGVVGFAAAGSLRESVDDYDAELYAIYLLDTRQRQGAGRMLVHALAVGLRARGFKSFLVWVLEQNPSVSFYKSLGGVQVAQKSVEIGGVYLPEIACGWSSIDQLVL; this comes from the coding sequence ATGGCCTTTACGATTCGACCGGGCGAGTTGGGAGATGCAGCGGGGATTGCGCTCGTTCATGTGCAGAGCTGGAAGAGTACCTATCGTGGAATTGTTCCGGATACTTATTTAGCTGCTTTGGAGATTGAGTCGCGAGCCGAGATGTGGAAAGGGCAGCTCCTTTCTGGCGACTCTTTGATCTTCGTTGCTGAAGACGAATCGGGAGTCGTCGGTTTTGCTGCCGCTGGGTCATTGCGCGAGAGTGTGGACGACTACGACGCCGAGCTGTATGCGATCTATCTTCTCGATACTCGACAAAGGCAAGGAGCGGGGCGCATGCTTGTCCATGCGCTGGCGGTAGGGTTACGTGCTCGCGGCTTCAAGAGCTTTCTGGTGTGGGTGCTGGAGCAGAATCCGTCGGTGAGTTTTTATAAGAGCCTGGGGGGTGTTCAGGTTGCACAGAAATCAGTTGAGATTGGCGGCGTGTATTTGCCGGAGATTGCTTGCGGGTGGTCGAGCATTGATCAGCTTGTGCTCTAG